The Stigmatella ashevillena genomic sequence ACTGCTCCTGCCGCTCACCGCCCTCGCGGCCAAGGCCGACACCGCGCCCAAGCCTCCCGTCGCGGAGAAGAAGCCCGTGGTGGACACCTACCACGGCACCGAGGTGGAGGACCCTTACCAGTGGCTCGAGTCCACCGACGAGCCGAAGGTGCAGGAGTGGACGCAGGGGCAGAACGCATACACCCGCGCGGTGCTGGACAAGCTGCCCGGGCGCGAAGCCATCCGCCAGCGCCTTGGCGAGCTGTTCACCTGGCAGTCTCCCGCCTATTTCGCGTTGATGAAGGCGGGAGACACCCTGTTCGCCCTGAAGAGCCAACCCCCCCGGCAACAGCCGCTGCTGGTGGTGCTCGGCAACGTGGAGGACGTGGCCAGCGAGCGCGTCCTGCTGGATCCGATGGAGGTGGACCCCTCCGGCAAGACGTCCATCGACTTCTATGAGCCCTCGCTCGATGGCCAGAAGGTGGCCATCTCGTTGTCGAAGAACGGAACGGAGAGCGGCGATGTGTCCGTCTACGACGTGGCCACGGGCAAGCCACTTCCCGGCGAGGTGGTACCGCGGGTGAACGGCGGCACGGCGGGCGGCAGCCTCGCGTGGAGCGCGGATGGCAAGGGCTACTTCTACACGCGCTATCCCCGGGGCACGGAGCGCTCCGGCGAAGACATGAACTTCTTCCAGCAGGTGTACTTCCACCGGCTCGGAACGCCTTCCGAGAAGGACACCTATGCGCTGGGCAAGGACTTCCCCCGCATCGCCATGACCCAGTTGGAGACCTCGCGGGATGGCCAGTTCACCCTGGCCCTGGTGGCCAACGGCGATGGAGGTGAGTTCGCGCTCTACCTCTTCGGAGCCTCGGGCCAATGGGCGCAAGTCTCACGCTTCGAGGACAAGGTGGTGAGGGCGCGCTTTGGCAAGGACGGAGCGCTGTACCTGCTGTCGCTCCAGAATGCCCCCCGGGGAAAGGTGCTGCGGCTGCCACTGGCCACGCCGTCGCTGGACAAGGCCACGGTGCTCGTCCCCGAAGGCCCGGCGACCCTCCAGGACTTCCTGCCCACGCCGGGAAGTCTCTACATCGTCGAGCAGCTTGGGGGCCCCTCTCAGCTGCGCCGGGTGGACCTGAAGGGACAGACGCTGGGCCTGGTCCCCACGCTGCCGGTGTCCTCCGTGGGAGGCATGGTCCTCCAAGACGGAGACGACATCCTCTTCGCCAACGCCAGCAACGTGAAGCCCTTGGCCTGGTACCGCTACGCCGCCCAGGAGGGCAAGGTGCTGAAGACGGCGCTCGTGCAGACCTCGCCCAAGGACATCAGCAGCACGGAGGTCATCCGGGACGAGGCCGTCTCCAAGGATGGCACACGGATTCCGCTCACCATCCTCAAGCCCCAGGGGGTGAAGCTCACGGGCAACAACCCCACGCTGCTGACCGGCTACGGCGGCTTCAACGCCTCCACCACGCCGGGCTTCAGCAAGGCGGGCATCGCGTGGCTGGAGCAAGGGGGCATCATCGCCATCGCCAACCTGCGCGGGGGCTCGGAGTTTGGCGAGGAGTGGCACGCCAACGGCTCGCTCACGAAGAAGCAGAACGTCTTCGACGACTTCTACGCCTGCGCGAAACTCTTGGTGGAGAAGAAATACACCCAGCCGAAGAAGCTGGGCATCCAGGGTGGCAGCAACGGGGGCCTGCTGATGGGCGCAGAGCTGATCCAGCACCCGGAGATGTTTGGCGCCGTCGTGGCCCTCGTGGGCATCTACGACATGCTGCGCTCGGAGCGGACGCCCAATGGGCAATTCAACACCACCGAGTTCGGCTCGGTGAAGGACCCCGAGCAATTCAAGGCGCTCTATGCCTACTCGCCCTATCACCATGTCGAGGAGGGAAAGAAATACCCACCGACGCTCTTCACCGCGGGCGCCAATGATCCCCGCGTGGACCCCTTCCACTCCCGGAAGATGGTGGCCCGCCTGCAAGCCGCCACGGACAACAAGAGCCGGATTCTCCTGAGGACGGCGAGCGGCGGCCACGGCGGGGGGACACCTCTGTCCGAGAGGATCGAGGAAATGACAGACGTCTATGCCTTCCTCTTCAACGAGCTGGGCGTGAAGTACCGCCCCGTGAAGCCCGTGGCGGCTCCCAAGGCAAAATGATGAAACCTCAAGGGGTGCTGCGCGGCACAACCCCTGAGGTATGATGGCGCCTCCCACGTGAGGCGCCCCATGCAGACCCGCCGCCCCCCTGAGTTGAACCCCGCGCTCCTTCCCCCTGGCACCGCCGTGGGCTCTTGGCGGGTGGTGGCCTGGGCGGGAGGCGGTGTCCATGGCGCCGTCTATCAGGCGGTGCCCCTGGATGATGAGCGGGCCAGCCCCATGGCCCTCAAGCTGGCGCTGCTCCCCAGAGATGCCCGTTTCGCACGCGAGGTGGAATTGCTCTCCCGCGTGCGGCACCCTCACATCCCCCGCCTGAGAGACTCTGGCACCTGGCAGCACCCGCGCGGCACGCTCCACCCCTATCTCGTCATAGACTGGGTGGACGGAGCGCCGCTGTATGACTGGGCGCAGCAGCTCCGCCCCTCCTCCCAGCAGGTGCTCCGGCTGTTGGCCCAACTGGCACGCGCCCTCCAAGCCTTGCATGCCCAAGGCTGCCTCCACCGCGACGTCAAGGGAGGCAACGTGCTGGTGCACCACTCTGGCAACCAAGCCCTGCTCACCGACTTCGGCTCGAGCCGTTATCCGGACGCAGCCACCCTCACTCCCAGCACCTTGCCGCCAGGCACCCCGGCCTACCGCTCGCCAGAAGCGTGCCTGTTCGAGCTCCAGTTCTTCCGGGATCCCCAAGCCCGTTACGCCGCTCAGCCGACGGATGATCTCTACGCATTGGGAGTCACCGCCTACCGGCTCGTCACCGGCGAGTACCCCGAGTTTGCAGAACCCACCAAGAATGCGGCGGGCATCTGGCACCTGGAGGGGATTGCCTCACCCGCTCCACGGGCCCTGAACCCTCGCGTGGCGCCACAACTCAATGCCTTGATCCTTCGCATGCTGTCGGTACAGCCCCAAGAGCGAGGCACCGCAGAAGAACTGGCTGTGGCGATGGAGCAGGCAGCGAAACATTCCCATCCAGAGCTCACCCAGTCTCTCTTCCCCCAGGAGGAGCCAGTTGCCCAGGCACCGCCTCTCACACCAGACGCCACTGAACCCATCAAATACCCAGCGCACCGATGGACCTGGCTGCCTCGGATCGCAACGGCAGCAGTGCTCCTGGCGCTGGGCGCATGGACAGGCTGGATTGCTCGAGGAACATCCCCAGCGCCCACTGCCGTCATCGGCCAGAAGGCGGGCGTTGCCCAGGGGAAGGACGGCGTTGCATCTGGAGTAGGAGATGCTGCGGCGACCGCCTCCTCGGCAGCCTCTCCCAACTCCGCCACCCCCGGAGTACTGGCAGAAGACACGCCACCAACCCCTGTTCCGGGGCAAATGCGGCCCGATGCGAAGGGGCGCTGCCCTCACAAGCAACAGATTGCTCTCAACGGAAATTGTTGGGTGGAATTGGAGCGCGAGAAGTGCGAGGCGCTCGATCTCCCAACGTACAAGGGCATGTGTTACATGCCGGTATTCTCACCCAAACGCCCACCCACATCCACTCCCGCGACTCAACCTTGATGTCGTTTAGACGTATCGGAGGGGGGCCAGGAGGAAAACAAGGGGCGAAACACCGGAGAGGTGCGCAGCGCGGACATGAGTTCCATGAGGTGGGGGACCTCGCGCTCCTCGTCTTCGATTTCGAAGGTTTCCTTCAACCGTTCGATGATCTGCGGAGGAGGGCAGCCCAGGAGCATCTGCCGGAATACAACGAGCATGGGCTCATCCAAGGGGATGCCGAGCGTGTCTCCGGCCTGAGCGGCGTCCGCGGGCCCGCACAGCGTCGTCACCCACTTCATGATCAGCTCGACGGGCTCCTCGCCGGGATAGCGCTGCCGTACCATGCGCAGGATGCCCTCCACGTCGTCGACGTTGAGCAGCAGTGCTAGGAAATAGCGATGCTCGGGCTCCTTCACCAGCTCCCGCTTCCCAAACAAGGCCGACTGCCGCACTGTCTCCTTGAATACGGGAATGAGCCTCTCGGCCAGCGCACCGTGGGTGCGAATGGCCACGTCCCAGAACTCATCCAGCACCTCCAGCCGCCGGGTGAGCTTCACCAGCCGCAGGAACACGACGTAGGTGGTGTACAAGTCATTGTTGGAGATAAGCTCCGAGATCAGCTGCGAGCGCATCGGGTGTGACAGCTCGACGAGCAACGACAGGGATTGCTCCACCTTGGCGAGGTGAACGTTTTCGTAGAGCGCGTCCACCGCGAGGCCAGGCTTGCGATAGGCGTATTGGGGTCCTGCCTCAGGATCATTGAGGGTTCGAACCACACATGTCACGGATGGGCGGTCCAGGTGGAAGAGCGAATGGATATACGACCGTCCTGAAGGGATGCGCTGGATATCCCCCACGCGCAGCTCGTTGATGGAATGCAGTGCCAGTTCCCCAAAGGCCATCCGGCTGTTGATGCGCCGCTCCTCCGTCCACCGGTAGTGCCCATGGATGCTACCGCCATGGAGGACCTGGAACGCACCGGAGAACCCGTGCTGGTGGATGTCCGTTGTACCGTCGATCCAGTAATAGAGGTCGATGACAAACCGGTGGTCCGAGAAAACGGTCAGGGGCGGTTGCCCGAAGCCTGGATGGATCGTCAGCTGGCGCGGCAGGAGCCGGGCCTTGTAGAGCCATGAGAGGGGCTCCATCGGCTCGAAATTCTGGTAGGGAGCCAGCGTCTCCAGCACGCCCGCCGCGATATCGGGGAAGGCCTGCTCATCATGGTGGGCTCTGCGCCACTGCTCCTGGAGCAATCGCCCCATTTCTTCGAAGACTTTCAACGAAGCCTCGCCCAAGAACTCGCAGGGCGGAATCGTCTACTGATCGGCATACAGTCTGTCAAGAGAAGATGCTCCGCTTGGGGCGGGAGTGCGCAAGACTGCGGGGCCGCGAACATCGCTGCTTGGCAGTTCAGTTCATTTGCGCTAAAAGTTCCTGACTAAGTCAGTTTTGAAGCCTTCTTAAGAGTGTCAGGCAGGCGCCCAAACGAGGAAGCCGTTGGAGAAGCGCTCGTTGCGCAGGTAACGGCTTTTCACGTCAGCAGCGCCGCAAGCGTAAACAGCACAAGCGTGAGCCCTCCCTCGGGAGCGGTGGCTCAACACAGCCCTGGACACTCTGGGGCACTCACCCAGTTCACTTGCGGCTTTGGCTGGCTGCAAGTGTTTAACCAAGGAGCAGCCACGAACATGAACGAGAAGCAAGAGAAGCAGGTTGTCGAGGCGAAGAAGCTGAAGCTGAAGATTGACCCGAAGTCCTTCCGCTTCCTGACCAACGTGGAGGCCTCTAAGATCAGCGGCGGCCTGCCGACGACCACGGATGGCACCAGCGGTCAGTGCAACGGCAGCACCTGCTGATTCTGACATCACCCAGGACAGGTTCGTGCCCCGAGCCTGTCTGCCGTTGCACCGGCAACCGGGGTTAGGGGCAGTTTACTGCCCGTCCGGCATGCTTCGCTGTCTGTGTGCGGTTCCGGTCTGGCTCCCACTTCACCGTGCGGAGTCGGACTGGATGGTCTTGAGGCCGCCCCTGCTTCTTTGCCCGCCCAGCGCAGGAATCACGTCGTGTCCACCCAAGCCTCGTATCGCTCCCGCTTCTTCGTCCTGCGCACTCCACTGCTGGCCTTCGATGAGCTGCTCGCCTGGAATGAAGGGCTATCGGCCTCTCAAGCAGAGTCTGGCTCGGACGCCGTGCTGCAGGAGGCGATGGCCTCTGACGTGCGGCTGCTGCGCGGCCGACTGCGCGGTTGGCTGCTGCGCCCCGAAGTCCGCGAGGCCCTTTTCGTCGCCGCCCCTTCCCTCCTGCCGGGCATTGAGGCGTGGCTGGAGGACCCGGACAGTCCCCATGGCCACAAAGTCGAGCGCCCTCTGGTGCGCTACTTGTCGCGCATGACGTCACGCGCCACGCCTTTCGGCATTTTCTCCGGCATCTCCGTGGGTACCGTGGGAACGCGAACCCGCCTGCGCATGGCGCCACGAGAAGAGGCCCGCCGTCATGTGCGGCTGGATGCCGACTACCTCCAGAAGCTATCTGATGCCCTCTCGGAGCGGCTGGGCCTGCATGAGACGGCCCTCTTCCGGCCCAACTCCAGCCTCTACACCTGCGCCGGCATGGTGCGCTACGCCTTGGGGCGTCGGCACTCGGACACCGGTCTGCGCACCTTTGAGTTGATGGGCCTGCCCTCCAGCGAGTACCTGCAGGCGGTGCTCCACAGGGCCGCTCAGGGCCAGGGCGCCACTCTGGCCCTGTTGGCCTCATGCTTGCGCCAAGCCGCTCCCGAAGTAACGGACGAAGAGTCCCTACAGTTCGTCACCTCCTTGGTGAGCCACCAGTTGCTGGTGTCCGACGTGGAGCCGCCGCACACAGGCCTCGATGGTTTGGACGCCCTCCTTGAGCGCCTCGCACGCGAGCCGACGCCGGCTGAGCCGGTGCGGGCACGGCTGCGGCAGGTACGCGAACTCCAGCACGAGGTCTCCCAATCGCCTCTGGGAGCAGCCCGCTATGAGAAGCTCATCGGTGCTCTGGAGCAACTGCTTCCCAAGAGCCGAGACCTGGCCAGCTACTGCTTCCAGGTGGACTTGAGCAAGCCGCTTCGCGAGTCCACCCTTTCTCAGCAAGTCTGTGACGACGTCCTTCAGGGCGTGCACATCCTCCAGTCGCTCTCCTGGGCCGAGGCGGACCGGCGCGACGAGTTCCGCCGCCGCTTCGTGGAGCGTTACCAGGATCGAGAGGTGCCCCTCG encodes the following:
- a CDS encoding serine/threonine-protein kinase; translated protein: MQTRRPPELNPALLPPGTAVGSWRVVAWAGGGVHGAVYQAVPLDDERASPMALKLALLPRDARFAREVELLSRVRHPHIPRLRDSGTWQHPRGTLHPYLVIDWVDGAPLYDWAQQLRPSSQQVLRLLAQLARALQALHAQGCLHRDVKGGNVLVHHSGNQALLTDFGSSRYPDAATLTPSTLPPGTPAYRSPEACLFELQFFRDPQARYAAQPTDDLYALGVTAYRLVTGEYPEFAEPTKNAAGIWHLEGIASPAPRALNPRVAPQLNALILRMLSVQPQERGTAEELAVAMEQAAKHSHPELTQSLFPQEEPVAQAPPLTPDATEPIKYPAHRWTWLPRIATAAVLLALGAWTGWIARGTSPAPTAVIGQKAGVAQGKDGVASGVGDAAATASSAASPNSATPGVLAEDTPPTPVPGQMRPDAKGRCPHKQQIALNGNCWVELEREKCEALDLPTYKGMCYMPVFSPKRPPTSTPATQP
- a CDS encoding prolyl oligopeptidase family serine peptidase, with the translated sequence MPSKIALASLALLLPLTALAAKADTAPKPPVAEKKPVVDTYHGTEVEDPYQWLESTDEPKVQEWTQGQNAYTRAVLDKLPGREAIRQRLGELFTWQSPAYFALMKAGDTLFALKSQPPRQQPLLVVLGNVEDVASERVLLDPMEVDPSGKTSIDFYEPSLDGQKVAISLSKNGTESGDVSVYDVATGKPLPGEVVPRVNGGTAGGSLAWSADGKGYFYTRYPRGTERSGEDMNFFQQVYFHRLGTPSEKDTYALGKDFPRIAMTQLETSRDGQFTLALVANGDGGEFALYLFGASGQWAQVSRFEDKVVRARFGKDGALYLLSLQNAPRGKVLRLPLATPSLDKATVLVPEGPATLQDFLPTPGSLYIVEQLGGPSQLRRVDLKGQTLGLVPTLPVSSVGGMVLQDGDDILFANASNVKPLAWYRYAAQEGKVLKTALVQTSPKDISSTEVIRDEAVSKDGTRIPLTILKPQGVKLTGNNPTLLTGYGGFNASTTPGFSKAGIAWLEQGGIIAIANLRGGSEFGEEWHANGSLTKKQNVFDDFYACAKLLVEKKYTQPKKLGIQGGSNGGLLMGAELIQHPEMFGAVVALVGIYDMLRSERTPNGQFNTTEFGSVKDPEQFKALYAYSPYHHVEEGKKYPPTLFTAGANDPRVDPFHSRKMVARLQAATDNKSRILLRTASGGHGGGTPLSERIEEMTDVYAFLFNELGVKYRPVKPVAAPKAK